The following are encoded together in the Desulfococcus multivorans genome:
- the lgt gene encoding prolipoprotein diacylglyceryl transferase, translating to MTNEFWRWWQHIPERLDPVMIEIGVFKLQYYGMMYLVAFGLTYFLVRYRIRHEKGFNLTEAQVESLTTAMIVGVILGGRLGYVFFYNLPYYAQHPLEIFLPFSFEGGIRFTGISGMSYHGGLIGVIAATMLYGRRNRIAFTEIADLYAPAVPLGYTFGRIGNFINGELYGRATELPVGMYFPSAPTPERRHPSQLYEAFFEGIFCFMLLWFLRRRVRTRGAMLALYLISYGTVRFFIEFFREPDAHLGFVLFRFSTGQLLCGLMVLFGIGFYLFRRSMFKNASNFSG from the coding sequence ATGACAAACGAATTCTGGCGCTGGTGGCAGCACATCCCCGAACGGCTGGATCCCGTCATGATCGAGATCGGGGTCTTCAAGCTCCAATATTACGGCATGATGTATCTGGTGGCCTTCGGCCTGACCTATTTCCTGGTCCGCTATCGGATCCGGCACGAGAAGGGCTTCAACTTGACCGAGGCCCAGGTGGAGTCTCTCACCACGGCCATGATTGTCGGCGTGATTCTGGGGGGGCGCCTCGGGTATGTGTTCTTTTACAATCTGCCCTATTACGCGCAACACCCCCTCGAGATTTTCCTTCCCTTCAGCTTCGAGGGCGGGATCCGTTTTACCGGCATCTCCGGTATGTCCTACCATGGAGGGCTCATCGGCGTGATCGCCGCGACAATGCTCTACGGACGCCGAAACCGGATCGCCTTTACGGAGATCGCCGACCTCTACGCCCCGGCCGTCCCCCTCGGATACACCTTCGGCCGCATCGGCAATTTCATCAACGGCGAGCTTTACGGCCGGGCAACGGAGCTGCCCGTCGGCATGTATTTCCCATCGGCCCCGACGCCCGAACGCCGTCATCCGTCCCAGCTCTACGAGGCGTTTTTCGAAGGGATCTTCTGCTTCATGCTGCTGTGGTTCCTTCGTCGGCGCGTCCGAACCCGGGGGGCCATGCTGGCCCTCTATCTGATCAGCTACGGCACGGTTCGGTTTTTCATCGAGTTTTTCCGGGAACCGGACGCGCATCTGGGCTTTGTGCTGTTCCGGTTTTCAACAGGCCAACTCCTCTGCGGCCTGATGGTGCTTTTCGGGATCGGATTTTACCTGTTCAGGCGTTCCATGTTCAAGAATGCATCAAATTTTTCGGGGTAA
- a CDS encoding DNA-methyltransferase: MKTQHHFYFCTAESMTHVSSESVALIVTSPPYPMVRMWDEMFARGRTEIADALANDRGAAAFELMHQALDPIWRECLRVLMPGGIACINIGDAVRTVNGDFRLYPNHARVLHRLSALGLSPLPAILWRKATNAPNKFMGSGMMPPGAYVTLEHEYILIFRKGGKRDFKSPEQKRMRRESAYFWEERNNWFSDVWTDLRGTVQKMTAPKTRHRSGAFPFELPYRLIHMLSVKGDVVLDPFLGTGTTTAAAMAAGRNSIGYEQDAALRDAILDRIRDIVPFANSRIQERLRRHRVFVREREAVQKPLKHRNIHYEFPVATRQEVDLLINPLETGRVLNDNTATIAYADHPEPPPDPPNDPIQMDLFDG; this comes from the coding sequence ATGAAAACCCAGCACCATTTTTACTTTTGCACCGCCGAGAGCATGACCCACGTCTCATCGGAAAGCGTTGCGCTGATCGTCACGTCGCCGCCCTACCCCATGGTCCGGATGTGGGACGAGATGTTCGCCCGCGGCCGCACTGAAATAGCGGATGCCCTCGCAAACGATCGCGGCGCCGCGGCCTTCGAACTCATGCACCAGGCCCTCGATCCGATCTGGCGGGAATGCCTGCGCGTCCTCATGCCCGGCGGCATTGCGTGCATCAACATCGGGGACGCCGTCCGAACCGTAAACGGCGATTTCAGGCTGTACCCCAACCATGCCCGTGTCCTTCATCGCCTGTCGGCCCTGGGGCTTTCCCCCCTGCCGGCAATACTATGGCGAAAGGCGACCAACGCCCCCAACAAATTCATGGGATCGGGCATGATGCCGCCGGGGGCCTATGTGACCCTCGAGCACGAATATATCCTGATCTTCCGGAAAGGCGGGAAAAGGGATTTCAAGTCCCCAGAGCAAAAGCGGATGCGACGGGAGAGCGCCTATTTCTGGGAGGAGCGGAACAACTGGTTTTCGGACGTCTGGACGGATCTCAGGGGAACCGTCCAGAAAATGACCGCCCCCAAAACCAGACACCGCAGCGGCGCCTTTCCCTTCGAGTTGCCCTACCGGTTGATTCACATGTTATCCGTAAAGGGGGATGTGGTGCTGGATCCGTTTCTGGGCACAGGCACCACGACGGCGGCGGCCATGGCGGCCGGCCGAAACAGCATCGGCTACGAACAGGATGCGGCGCTTCGCGACGCCATTCTGGATCGGATACGGGACATCGTCCCCTTCGCCAACAGCCGCATTCAGGAGCGGCTCCGTCGGCACCGCGTCTTTGTCCGGGAACGGGAAGCGGTCCAAAAGCCCCTCAAGCACCGGAATATCCATTACGAATTTCCCGTCGCGACACGCCAGGAGGTCGATCTTCTCATCAACCCCCTGGAAACCGGCCGGGTTCTGAACGACAACACCGCGACGATCGCCTATGCCGACCATCCGGAGCCTCCCCCGGACCCTCCCAATGATCCGATTCAGATGGACCTTTTCGACGGTTGA
- a CDS encoding ATP-binding cassette domain-containing protein — MIELKNVRFSVPADTSIAGGGASKTIINDVSFRFERGKFYGITGPNGGGKTTLSKLIMGINPVTSGSILLNGEDITALSITDRAKAGIAYGFQHSARFKGTTFRDLLAIAAGTEDETALARIIARVGICSLDFLDKPVDAKLSGGEIKKIELATIIARNPKVAIYDEPDTGIDLWTIGPMVEVLKREQTEKGTTTIVVSHNRAFLEAADEILMIRGGRLAYTGDLAGARPILEDLSVCSFGDVCEGENDVRCFR; from the coding sequence ATGATTGAACTCAAAAACGTTCGGTTCTCCGTTCCGGCGGATACATCGATCGCCGGCGGAGGCGCCTCCAAGACCATCATCAACGATGTGAGCTTCAGGTTTGAACGCGGCAAATTTTACGGCATCACCGGTCCCAACGGCGGCGGGAAGACCACGCTGTCCAAGCTCATCATGGGGATTAATCCCGTCACCTCGGGATCGATCCTCCTGAACGGAGAGGACATCACCGCTCTTTCCATCACCGATCGGGCCAAAGCCGGCATCGCCTATGGATTTCAGCATTCCGCCCGGTTCAAGGGCACGACCTTCCGGGACCTCCTGGCCATCGCCGCCGGCACCGAAGACGAGACCGCTCTGGCCAGAATTATCGCCAGGGTCGGCATCTGTTCCCTCGATTTTCTCGACAAGCCTGTAGACGCCAAGCTTTCGGGCGGAGAGATCAAAAAGATCGAACTGGCCACCATCATCGCACGAAACCCGAAGGTGGCCATCTACGACGAACCGGATACGGGCATCGACCTGTGGACCATAGGCCCCATGGTGGAGGTTCTCAAACGGGAACAGACCGAAAAAGGCACCACGACCATCGTCGTCAGCCACAATCGTGCGTTTCTGGAAGCAGCCGACGAGATCCTCATGATCCGAGGCGGCCGGCTCGCCTACACCGGTGACCTGGCCGGGGCGCGCCCCATACTGGAGGACCTGAGCGTTTGCAGTTTTGGTGATGTCTGCGAAGGAGAGAACGATGTTAGATGCTTTAGATAA
- a CDS encoding SufB/SufD family protein, with amino-acid sequence MLDALDKELLKAVADLERIPKGAYNIRKNGKLLGREVSANIDIESNADGTGIVITVKPGTKNESVHIPVILSQAGLHDVVYNTFVVGEDADVTIIAGCGIHCGGSAPEGHEGIHEFRIGRNARLKYVEKHVALGPGKGKRTLNPTTKVFLDEGAYAEMALSQLGGVDEARRLNTAELGPGSAIQITERVMTDGDQRAESRNELLLLGTDSKANIVSRSVVKGNSKQDFYVNLEARAKCYGHIECDAIIMDNGISETVPALKALHPDAELTHEASIGKIANDQLMKLMSLGLTYDESVNRIIQGFLK; translated from the coding sequence ATGTTAGATGCTTTAGATAAGGAATTACTGAAAGCGGTCGCGGACCTGGAGCGCATCCCCAAGGGCGCCTACAATATCCGTAAAAACGGAAAGCTGTTGGGCCGGGAGGTGTCGGCAAACATCGACATCGAGAGCAATGCCGACGGGACGGGCATCGTGATCACCGTCAAACCGGGGACGAAAAACGAGTCGGTGCACATTCCGGTCATCCTGAGCCAGGCCGGCCTCCACGACGTCGTCTATAACACCTTCGTCGTGGGCGAAGACGCCGACGTCACCATCATCGCGGGGTGCGGCATCCACTGCGGCGGGTCCGCGCCTGAAGGGCACGAGGGCATCCACGAATTCAGAATCGGCCGAAACGCCCGTCTGAAATACGTGGAAAAACATGTCGCCTTAGGTCCCGGCAAGGGGAAGCGAACCCTCAACCCGACCACGAAGGTCTTTCTCGATGAGGGGGCCTATGCCGAGATGGCGCTCTCGCAACTGGGCGGCGTGGACGAGGCCCGTCGGCTCAACACGGCCGAGCTGGGACCGGGCAGCGCCATTCAGATCACCGAAAGGGTCATGACCGACGGCGACCAGCGGGCCGAATCCAGAAATGAATTGTTGCTCCTGGGGACCGACAGCAAAGCCAATATCGTGTCCCGATCGGTGGTTAAAGGAAACTCCAAACAGGATTTTTACGTGAATCTGGAGGCTCGGGCGAAATGCTACGGCCATATCGAATGCGACGCCATCATCATGGACAACGGCATCAGCGAAACGGTGCCCGCCCTGAAGGCGCTTCATCCGGACGCGGAACTTACCCACGAGGCCTCCATCGGCAAGATCGCCAATGACCAACTCATGAAACTCATGAGTCTGGGACTGACCTATGACGAATCGGTCAACCGCATCATCCAGGGCTTTTTGAAGTGA
- a CDS encoding DUF6122 family protein gives MGWRTGLHLFLHVAAPALAARLAWRKDFWKSWAVMTAVMVVDLDHLAADPVFDPNRCSIGFHPLHTVLAVGVYALLSFVPDARVLRWIGIGLLIHMGLDGVDCLFQER, from the coding sequence ATGGGATGGCGGACGGGGCTGCACCTCTTCCTTCATGTGGCGGCTCCCGCCCTTGCGGCCCGTCTGGCCTGGCGGAAAGACTTCTGGAAATCCTGGGCCGTCATGACGGCGGTAATGGTGGTGGACCTGGATCATCTGGCGGCCGATCCTGTTTTCGACCCCAACCGTTGCAGTATCGGATTTCATCCGCTTCACACGGTTCTTGCCGTCGGTGTCTACGCGCTTCTGTCTTTTGTTCCGGATGCCCGGGTTCTCCGATGGATCGGCATCGGTCTTCTGATTCATATGGGGTTGGACGGCGTGGACTGCCTGTTTCAGGAGAGGTGA
- a CDS encoding cupin domain-containing protein — protein sequence MKRNLFSGIPADLPEELMEILAASENVRIERIVSRGHASPEDFWYDQDKDEFVLLVRGRAELAFAGKPDVLRLEPGDYLVIPAHTRHRVVWTEPATDTLWLAVHF from the coding sequence GTGAAAAGAAACCTGTTCTCAGGGATTCCTGCCGATCTGCCCGAGGAGTTGATGGAGATCCTCGCAGCGTCGGAGAATGTTCGCATCGAGCGGATTGTCTCCCGGGGGCATGCATCGCCGGAAGATTTCTGGTACGACCAGGACAAGGATGAATTCGTTCTGCTGGTTCGGGGACGTGCCGAACTGGCCTTTGCCGGAAAGCCGGATGTCTTGCGCCTGGAACCAGGCGATTACCTCGTCATCCCGGCGCACACCCGGCACCGCGTGGTTTGGACCGAGCCGGCAACCGATACCCTGTGGCTGGCCGTCCATTTTTAA
- a CDS encoding adenylosuccinate synthase, whose amino-acid sequence MANVVIVGTQWGDEGKGKIVDLLAEYADIVVRFQGGNNAGHTMVVNGEQFISHLVPSGILQGRTCLIGNGMVVDPAVLVEEIDYLIGKGVRVDETTLKISERAQMIMPYHKSIDLARERMKGDKKIGTTGRGIGPAYEDKATRRGIRFVDLLDPEAFRDKVETIMAEKNFYLEQFFKTETLDPEAVIAEYRQYAERLAPLVTNISVVIDQGIRRGEQVLFEGAQGTHLDIDHGTYPYVTSSNTVSGNACCGAGIGPTVISDVYGIVKAYTTRVGEGPFPSELFDDIGDAIQKKGAEFGATTGRKRRCGWLDLVILRNAVRLNGLTGLVITKLDVLGGLPEIEICTAYRYQDETFRDFPASLKMLAACEPVYEVLPGWTEDISGIRRFEDLPENARNYLRRIEALIETPIKIISVGPGRQETIVLENPFA is encoded by the coding sequence GTGGCGAACGTCGTTATTGTGGGAACGCAGTGGGGTGATGAAGGGAAGGGCAAGATCGTTGACCTTCTGGCGGAATATGCGGATATCGTGGTGCGCTTTCAGGGGGGAAACAATGCCGGCCATACCATGGTGGTGAACGGCGAGCAGTTCATCAGCCACCTGGTGCCGTCAGGCATCCTACAGGGCCGAACCTGTCTGATCGGCAACGGGATGGTGGTCGATCCGGCCGTCTTGGTGGAAGAGATCGACTACCTGATCGGCAAGGGTGTCCGTGTGGATGAGACGACCCTCAAAATCAGTGAGCGGGCCCAGATGATCATGCCCTACCATAAGTCCATCGATCTTGCCCGGGAGCGGATGAAAGGGGACAAGAAGATCGGTACGACGGGCCGCGGCATCGGGCCGGCTTACGAGGACAAGGCCACCCGGAGAGGGATCCGATTCGTCGACCTCCTGGATCCCGAGGCCTTCCGGGATAAGGTCGAAACCATCATGGCCGAGAAGAATTTTTATCTCGAGCAGTTTTTCAAAACCGAAACCCTCGACCCCGAGGCGGTGATCGCCGAATACCGGCAGTATGCCGAACGCCTGGCCCCTCTGGTGACCAACATCTCCGTCGTCATCGACCAGGGCATCCGCCGGGGCGAGCAGGTCTTGTTCGAAGGGGCCCAGGGGACGCACCTGGATATCGACCACGGGACCTATCCTTACGTCACCTCTTCGAATACGGTTTCCGGAAACGCCTGCTGCGGCGCCGGCATCGGTCCGACGGTCATATCGGATGTCTACGGCATCGTCAAGGCCTATACCACGCGGGTCGGGGAGGGACCGTTTCCGTCGGAGCTGTTCGACGACATCGGGGACGCCATTCAGAAGAAAGGGGCGGAATTCGGCGCCACCACGGGCCGCAAGAGACGGTGCGGCTGGCTGGACCTGGTAATTCTCAGAAATGCCGTCCGGCTCAACGGATTGACAGGTCTCGTCATCACCAAACTGGATGTTCTGGGCGGGCTTCCCGAGATCGAGATCTGCACGGCTTATCGGTACCAGGACGAAACCTTCCGGGATTTTCCCGCAAGCCTGAAGATGCTGGCGGCCTGCGAGCCGGTTTACGAAGTCCTTCCCGGATGGACGGAGGACATCTCGGGCATCCGGCGTTTTGAAGATCTGCCGGAAAACGCCCGCAACTATCTCCGGCGGATCGAGGCCCTCATCGAGACGCCCATCAAGATCATCTCGGTCGGCCCCGGAAGGCAGGAGACCATCGTCCTGGAGAACCCATTCGCATAG
- the tadA gene encoding tRNA adenosine(34) deaminase TadA, which produces MDMMASREKMALAIGQAELAADAGEVPVGAVLVDGAGAVIAAAHNQTITLNDPTAHAEILALRGAARLLGNYRLLNTTLYVTVEPCVMCMGAIVHARISHVVFGAYDPKWGGAGSLYDLASDVRLNHRVSVTGGVLAERCSRMMQEFFQARRKTAAPR; this is translated from the coding sequence ATGGATATGATGGCATCCCGCGAAAAGATGGCCCTGGCGATAGGTCAGGCGGAACTGGCGGCCGACGCCGGCGAGGTGCCGGTCGGCGCTGTTCTGGTCGACGGGGCGGGGGCAGTGATTGCCGCGGCCCATAATCAGACCATCACCCTCAACGACCCGACGGCTCATGCGGAGATCCTGGCCTTGCGCGGGGCCGCACGCCTTTTAGGAAACTATCGGTTGTTAAACACGACGCTCTATGTTACTGTCGAGCCTTGTGTCATGTGCATGGGCGCCATTGTACACGCGCGGATATCCCATGTTGTTTTCGGGGCTTATGACCCGAAGTGGGGCGGGGCCGGGTCGCTGTACGACCTGGCGTCGGACGTGCGGCTCAACCATCGGGTGTCGGTGACGGGCGGTGTGCTGGCGGAGCGTTGCAGCCGAATGATGCAGGAATTTTTTCAGGCACGAAGGAAAACCGCGGCACCGCGGTGA
- a CDS encoding SEL1-like repeat protein encodes MLGVKKRKQNKIDRFFHIAIDTNGGTIMIKSAFIIVLVAIGFSALSEKVFSEELTNIEEIRKLAEQGDAEAQFNLGFVYYSGEAVPQNYTESIKWYRKAATQGHAKAQFMLGVMYSNGEGVPENGAEALKWCNKAAEQGYADAQSGLGFIYYNGQGVTQDYLEAMKWYRKAAEQGHAEAQYMVGVIYSLGQGVPENDSEAMKWYRKAADQGYADAQFGLGSLYFDGKGTDRNHMEAQKWCQKAAEQGHAEAQFVLGKMYSLGKGVTQNYAQAAKWYRKAAEQGDDDAQNSLGMLHYKGQGVSQNYTEAMNWFQKAANQGNAYAQVMLGTMYSLGEGIPENYSEAMKWYRKAAEQGHAIPQFLLGQMYHFREDDHKNVVEAMKWYRKAADQGHASAQYNLGRGYARGEGVPQNHTEAMKWYRKAAEQGHADAQNNLGNGYARGEGVLKDFTEAIKWHHKAAEQGHAASQYNLGAIYTNGKGVPQNHTEAIKWFRKAAEQGHADAQLYLGAAYAIGQGVPKNYIEAYVWWSISSAEGNEKANNYLPIIVSEMTPSQIEQGQKKAAILWEKMNK; translated from the coding sequence GTGCTTGGTGTAAAGAAAAGAAAACAAAATAAAATAGACCGCTTTTTCCATATAGCTATTGATACAAACGGGGGCACAATAATGATAAAAAGTGCTTTTATCATCGTTTTGGTGGCGATTGGGTTTTCAGCTTTAAGTGAAAAAGTATTTTCCGAAGAGCTAACAAATATTGAAGAAATTAGAAAATTGGCTGAGCAGGGGGATGCTGAAGCACAGTTCAATTTAGGGTTTGTATACTATAGTGGCGAAGCCGTCCCTCAAAATTATACCGAATCCATAAAATGGTATCGCAAAGCAGCTACTCAAGGACATGCCAAGGCTCAGTTTATGTTAGGAGTAATGTATTCTAATGGCGAAGGTGTTCCTGAAAATGGGGCAGAAGCTCTAAAATGGTGCAATAAAGCTGCTGAACAAGGATATGCCGACGCCCAATCTGGTTTAGGGTTCATTTATTATAATGGACAAGGTGTGACCCAGGATTATCTCGAAGCGATGAAATGGTATCGCAAAGCCGCTGAACAAGGACATGCCGAGGCGCAGTATATGGTAGGGGTAATATATTCTTTGGGTCAAGGCGTCCCTGAAAATGATTCTGAAGCTATGAAATGGTACCGCAAAGCCGCTGATCAAGGATATGCCGATGCTCAGTTTGGTCTAGGGAGTTTATATTTTGATGGCAAAGGTACTGATCGAAATCATATGGAAGCCCAAAAGTGGTGTCAAAAAGCCGCTGAACAAGGACATGCCGAGGCTCAGTTTGTTTTAGGAAAAATGTATTCTTTGGGTAAAGGCGTCACTCAAAACTATGCCCAAGCCGCAAAATGGTACCGCAAAGCCGCTGAACAAGGGGATGATGACGCTCAGAATAGTTTGGGGATGTTACACTATAAAGGCCAGGGCGTCTCTCAAAACTACACCGAGGCCATGAACTGGTTCCAGAAGGCCGCCAATCAAGGGAATGCCTATGCCCAGGTTATGTTAGGGACAATGTATTCTTTGGGCGAAGGTATCCCTGAAAATTATTCTGAAGCTATGAAATGGTATCGCAAAGCCGCTGAACAAGGACATGCCATTCCGCAGTTTTTACTGGGACAAATGTATCATTTTCGCGAAGACGACCATAAAAATGTTGTTGAAGCTATGAAATGGTACCGTAAAGCGGCTGATCAAGGACATGCAAGCGCTCAGTATAATTTAGGGCGCGGATATGCACGTGGGGAAGGCGTCCCTCAAAACCATACCGAGGCCATGAAATGGTACCGTAAAGCAGCTGAACAAGGTCATGCTGACGCTCAAAACAATTTGGGGAACGGATATGCACGTGGGGAAGGTGTCCTTAAAGACTTCACCGAAGCCATAAAGTGGCACCACAAAGCAGCTGAACAAGGGCATGCTGCGTCTCAGTATAACCTCGGGGCTATATATACTAATGGGAAAGGCGTCCCTCAAAATCACACCGAGGCCATCAAGTGGTTCCGTAAAGCAGCTGAACAAGGTCATGCCGACGCTCAGCTATATTTAGGGGCGGCATATGCTATTGGCCAAGGTGTCCCTAAAAATTACATAGAAGCTTATGTTTGGTGGTCAATATCTTCTGCTGAAGGGAATGAAAAAGCAAATAATTATCTTCCAATTATTGTTTCTGAGATGACGCCTTCTCAGATCGAACAAGGTCAGAAGAAAGCTGCTATTCTTTGGGAGAAAATGAATAAATGA
- a CDS encoding primase-helicase zinc-binding domain-containing protein → MLITEIIQRDGIPLKREAGTNGGELAGPCPFCGGKDRFRVWPEKGRYWCRQCGARGDAIQYLRDRQGMTYRDACTALGVEPKNGRSPAGQEEPGWLSVEWQTAAWALLKETRLSLQWYEPAKNYLKGRGLNDETISMLGYNPTSAHMERAAWGLPDETNPRTGQPQKVWIPRGILISVIDEGLVHRLRVRLSPDEFERSKEWTNGKGIKYAEIPGSGPDSLLLPGRDGAEAWAVVESELDAYLVHQEAGDLVNVLGLGSTTGKPTAQMLKVMAGKRVLLCLDHDAAGWKAVEKLPGEYWPTPSGKDPADYFQAGGDIRSWIEAGLRENVASEAPQEATKTVPDDRGEDIATSKGLNPLSCQGIIPCYHLRGGQCFYKSNWGPIAELDRCPMVYGLGHGEAHPDLEALERQRTKHGLDPELMWIYGGAKYDH, encoded by the coding sequence ATGCTGATCACTGAAATCATCCAAAGAGACGGAATCCCCCTGAAGCGCGAAGCCGGAACGAACGGCGGAGAGTTGGCCGGGCCTTGTCCCTTCTGCGGGGGGAAAGATCGCTTCAGGGTTTGGCCTGAGAAGGGCCGTTATTGGTGCCGTCAATGTGGCGCCAGGGGCGATGCTATCCAATATTTGCGAGACCGGCAAGGTATGACATACCGGGATGCTTGCACCGCTCTCGGGGTTGAACCGAAGAACGGCCGTTCCCCTGCCGGGCAGGAAGAACCAGGTTGGTTATCCGTTGAATGGCAGACAGCGGCCTGGGCCTTGCTTAAAGAAACCCGCCTATCCCTGCAATGGTACGAACCGGCAAAAAACTACCTCAAGGGGCGAGGGCTAAACGACGAAACCATATCCATGCTTGGCTATAACCCAACATCGGCGCACATGGAACGGGCTGCCTGGGGGCTTCCAGATGAGACGAACCCACGAACTGGACAACCCCAAAAGGTTTGGATTCCACGCGGGATTTTAATCTCTGTGATCGATGAGGGCTTGGTCCACCGTTTGAGGGTCCGGTTGTCTCCGGATGAGTTCGAGCGCTCGAAAGAATGGACCAACGGCAAGGGGATCAAGTACGCCGAAATCCCCGGAAGCGGGCCTGATTCTCTTCTCCTGCCGGGCAGAGATGGGGCGGAAGCCTGGGCTGTGGTCGAATCGGAGCTTGATGCCTATCTGGTGCATCAGGAAGCCGGGGACCTGGTGAACGTCCTGGGCCTGGGAAGCACCACGGGGAAACCGACGGCGCAAATGTTGAAAGTCATGGCAGGGAAAAGGGTCTTACTGTGCCTCGACCATGACGCGGCCGGTTGGAAGGCCGTTGAAAAGTTGCCTGGGGAATATTGGCCTACGCCTTCAGGGAAAGACCCCGCAGATTACTTTCAGGCCGGGGGAGATATCCGCTCATGGATTGAGGCGGGATTGAGAGAGAACGTCGCATCAGAGGCGCCACAGGAAGCGACGAAGACGGTTCCAGATGACCGAGGGGAAGACATTGCAACAAGCAAGGGTTTGAACCCCCTTTCCTGCCAGGGAATAATCCCGTGTTACCACCTTCGGGGCGGTCAATGCTTTTACAAATCGAATTGGGGACCGATAGCCGAACTCGACCGATGCCCGATGGTTTATGGTCTTGGGCATGGTGAGGCGCATCCGGATCTTGAGGCTCTTGAGAGACAACGAACCAAACACGGGCTTGACCCGGAACTCATGTGGATTTACGGAGGCGCAAAATATGACCACTAA
- a CDS encoding DUF3987 domain-containing protein, whose product MRQAFARFCVLTKIKPKIEYDGYVPASVTPGPLSSGEGLVERIKDATMKWDPQTNTMIISDPGVEDKRLFVLSEELASAFKVMQREGNNLSPTLRCYWDGKSVAPITKNNPIRVTDPHVCITGHITNEELLKVLDEGEHFTGLTNRFLWVCAKRGRLQPLPNGIHDNDLIRFQEEYLRCAKFAQTIGEVSRTKRADDRWIDVYPELAKDHPGILGSVCNRAEAQTARLSLIFALLCGAKEIDVCHIDWALAAWEYTMKSAEWIFDTGVKDPVQDKILKFLTENGKASLTEIHKALGNNYQKEKIQLSIKRLESGGVVSVKVVKTSGRPKQIIYLTKKTN is encoded by the coding sequence GTGCGTCAAGCCTTCGCGCGATTTTGTGTTCTTACAAAAATCAAACCCAAGATAGAGTATGATGGGTATGTTCCGGCCAGCGTCACACCTGGGCCGCTGTCAAGCGGCGAGGGCCTTGTTGAGAGGATCAAAGATGCGACAATGAAATGGGACCCGCAGACAAACACAATGATCATCTCTGACCCAGGGGTTGAAGACAAGCGCCTTTTTGTTCTCTCCGAGGAGCTGGCCAGCGCCTTTAAGGTTATGCAGCGGGAAGGCAACAATTTGAGTCCGACGCTTCGGTGTTACTGGGACGGAAAATCTGTAGCACCTATCACAAAAAACAACCCTATCCGTGTAACTGATCCCCACGTTTGCATCACAGGCCATATCACCAACGAAGAATTACTGAAAGTGTTGGACGAAGGCGAGCACTTTACGGGCCTGACAAATCGTTTCTTGTGGGTTTGCGCGAAGAGAGGCCGTTTGCAGCCTCTCCCCAATGGGATTCACGATAACGATTTAATCAGATTTCAAGAAGAGTATCTCCGATGTGCAAAGTTTGCGCAAACCATAGGCGAAGTTTCCCGCACCAAACGCGCAGACGATAGATGGATTGATGTCTATCCGGAACTGGCAAAGGATCACCCCGGTATTCTCGGGTCTGTTTGTAATCGCGCTGAGGCGCAGACGGCAAGATTATCATTGATATTCGCTCTTCTTTGCGGGGCGAAAGAGATAGACGTGTGCCATATCGATTGGGCCTTGGCAGCCTGGGAATACACCATGAAAAGCGCCGAATGGATATTTGATACAGGGGTTAAAGATCCAGTACAGGATAAGATTTTAAAGTTCTTGACCGAGAACGGGAAGGCAAGCTTGACGGAAATCCATAAAGCGCTCGGGAACAATTACCAGAAGGAAAAAATCCAGCTGTCAATTAAGAGACTCGAATCGGGGGGTGTGGTTTCGGTTAAAGTTGTCAAGACCAGTGGAAGACCAAAACAGATAATATACCTAACGAAAAAAACGAATTAA